A portion of the Myxococcales bacterium genome contains these proteins:
- a CDS encoding MarR family transcriptional regulator — MRLVWAVDHGLAARSKLMETTMGVTGPQRFVLRVVGRFPKIAAGELAEILHLHPSTLTGILRRLESAGLVVRKHDPIDRRRALFILSPKGKRVDVPSAGTVEDAVKRALSGLRPQEVAAARTALTSLAAELTDAPAAKRR, encoded by the coding sequence ATGCGCCTCGTGTGGGCCGTCGATCACGGGCTCGCGGCGCGCTCGAAGCTGATGGAGACGACGATGGGCGTCACCGGGCCGCAGCGGTTCGTGCTCCGGGTCGTCGGCAGATTCCCCAAGATCGCCGCCGGCGAGCTCGCGGAGATCTTGCACCTCCACCCGAGCACGCTCACCGGCATCTTGCGCCGCCTCGAATCGGCGGGGCTGGTGGTTCGCAAACACGATCCCATTGACCGTCGTCGCGCGCTCTTCATCTTGTCCCCGAAAGGCAAGCGCGTAGACGTGCCGAGCGCGGGCACCGTCGAAGACGCCGTCAAGCGCGCCCTCTCGGGCCTGAGGCCGCAAGAGGTCGCAGCGGCTCGCACCGCGCTCACCTCGCTCGCCGCGGAGCTCACCGATGCCCCGGCGGCCAAACGGCGCTGA
- a CDS encoding lytic transglycosylase domain-containing protein — translation MNAARALLFSCACFAAFAAPRPAAADIYQWVDGDGVVHFSNRPGGGGKLYLKKNGDAPGRAVPPRERDPSRFTRYDEHIRQAAALYQIPVELVRAVIKVESDYDPRAVSVSGARGLMQLMPPTAERLQVRDIDDPRDNIFGGVRYLRILANNFNGDLELTVAGYNAGEEAVMRYGGIPPYQQTRDYVVKVVAYYRRYRTTVDVVEASML, via the coding sequence ATGAATGCGGCCCGCGCGCTCCTCTTCTCCTGCGCTTGCTTCGCCGCTTTTGCTGCGCCGCGCCCCGCCGCCGCGGACATCTACCAGTGGGTTGACGGTGACGGTGTCGTTCACTTCTCCAACCGTCCCGGTGGCGGTGGCAAGCTGTACCTGAAGAAGAACGGCGACGCGCCGGGGCGCGCCGTGCCTCCTCGCGAGCGCGACCCGTCGCGGTTCACGCGCTACGACGAGCACATTCGTCAGGCAGCGGCGCTCTACCAGATTCCCGTCGAGTTGGTCCGCGCCGTCATCAAGGTCGAGAGCGACTACGACCCGCGCGCGGTAAGCGTCTCGGGGGCACGTGGCTTGATGCAGCTCATGCCGCCGACGGCCGAGCGGCTGCAAGTACGAGATATCGACGATCCACGGGACAACATTTTCGGCGGCGTGCGTTATCTCCGTATCCTCGCCAACAACTTCAACGGTGATCTCGAGCTGACCGTTGCCGGCTACAACGCCGGCGAAGAGGCCGTGATGCGCTATGGCGGCATTCCGCCCTACCAGCAGACGCGCGACTACGTCGTGAAGGTGGTCGCCTACTATCGCCGCTACCGCACGACCGTCGACGTCGTCGAAGCGAGCATGCTGTGA
- a CDS encoding CPBP family intramembrane metalloprotease translates to MWKPRDVIALSDNPSGTELLTALAKPLFPVPALLVVCPLLYWFFRQTWRELDEEALRHRAAILAEGRYDLRPLVGLVLCAFILTMQEYFGGRLFFDATVRPLLVKGAWGAKLGFLRYDELWGFGWWAGTRVGGYLFPLLVWKLAFPRDSVLDFGLRTRGFFKHVWIYVLFLGVVLPAMWIVSREPDFGSYYPFYKLSSRSWADFLIWEAMYFFQFFALEVFFRGFWLGMLRKSFGSGAIFAMAVPYCMIHYGKPYLETMGAIVAGIALGSLSMKTKSIYQGFLVHVTVAGLMDWLALSHRHAMPTALWPH, encoded by the coding sequence ATGTGGAAGCCCCGCGACGTGATCGCGCTCTCCGACAACCCGTCGGGGACAGAGCTCCTGACGGCCCTCGCGAAGCCGCTGTTCCCGGTGCCGGCGCTCTTGGTCGTTTGCCCACTGCTCTACTGGTTCTTCCGGCAAACGTGGCGGGAGCTCGACGAAGAAGCGCTGCGCCATCGCGCGGCGATCCTCGCGGAAGGACGCTACGACCTTCGGCCGCTCGTGGGCCTCGTCCTGTGCGCCTTCATCCTGACGATGCAGGAGTACTTTGGCGGGCGCCTGTTCTTCGACGCGACGGTGCGCCCGCTCCTCGTGAAGGGGGCGTGGGGCGCGAAGCTTGGGTTCTTGAGGTACGACGAGCTGTGGGGTTTCGGATGGTGGGCTGGCACGCGTGTCGGCGGCTATCTCTTTCCGCTGCTCGTGTGGAAGCTCGCGTTTCCCAGAGACTCGGTCCTGGATTTTGGCCTCCGGACCCGCGGATTCTTCAAGCACGTCTGGATCTACGTCCTCTTCCTCGGCGTGGTGCTCCCGGCCATGTGGATCGTGAGCCGCGAGCCAGACTTCGGCTCCTACTACCCGTTTTACAAGTTGAGCTCGCGCTCTTGGGCCGACTTCCTCATTTGGGAGGCGATGTACTTCTTCCAGTTCTTCGCCCTTGAGGTTTTCTTCCGCGGGTTCTGGCTCGGGATGCTGCGAAAGAGCTTCGGTTCCGGCGCCATCTTCGCCATGGCGGTGCCCTACTGCATGATCCACTACGGCAAGCCGTACCTCGAGACCATGGGCGCTATCGTCGCCGGTATCGCGCTCGGCTCGCTCAGCATGAAGACCAAGAGCATCTATCAGGGCTTCTTGGTCCACGTGACTGTGGCGGGCCTCATGGACTGGCTGGCGCTCAGTCATCGCCACGCGATGCCCACCGCCTTGTGGCCGCATTAG
- a CDS encoding glutamate--tRNA ligase codes for MSRPVRVRFAPSPTGYLHIGGVRTALFNWLWARKTKGTFVLRIEDTDQERSTPESKQIILDSMSWLGLDWDEGPGVGGNFGPYEQMARLAIYKEWSERLIAAGKAYRCTCTKEDLESQREALKQKDPKAKFTYPGTCRDKRLEPAGPYVVRFKTPRDGNVTYVDKVFGEVTTPNSAQQDFVLLRSDGVPLYNFGAVVDDITMEISLVARGRDHMVNTPPQIMLYEAFGAPPPDFAHLPMMLAPSGEKLSKRHGAVSVTEYRDQGYHPNAVLNYLVRFGWSHGDQEVFSKDELIAAFNWEACGRGDGKFDTKKFLAIEHEHIKAPQLCSDDDYVTRLLPMMTKRGLSGLDPVAIKRALPAIRERATTFIEAAHALDYFFRAEPEMDPKAVDKFLTAAAAPQLEALAALLRTVDDFSEAELEARVHAWLADKGLEIKVVAQPARVALSGRSATPGLYQVMHLLGKETTIARLEQGARLALRPRT; via the coding sequence ATGAGTCGACCGGTTCGTGTTCGTTTTGCGCCCTCGCCGACCGGGTACTTGCACATTGGAGGCGTGCGGACGGCGCTCTTCAATTGGCTCTGGGCTCGAAAGACGAAGGGCACCTTCGTCCTGCGCATCGAAGACACGGACCAAGAGCGCTCCACGCCCGAGAGCAAACAGATCATCCTGGACTCCATGTCGTGGCTCGGCCTCGACTGGGACGAGGGGCCGGGCGTCGGCGGCAACTTCGGGCCGTACGAGCAGATGGCGCGCCTTGCCATCTACAAAGAGTGGAGCGAGCGCCTGATCGCCGCCGGCAAGGCCTACCGCTGCACCTGCACGAAAGAGGACCTCGAGTCGCAGCGCGAAGCGCTGAAGCAGAAGGACCCGAAGGCGAAGTTCACGTATCCCGGGACCTGTCGCGACAAGAGGCTCGAGCCGGCGGGGCCCTACGTCGTCCGGTTCAAGACGCCACGTGACGGCAACGTGACCTACGTCGACAAGGTCTTCGGCGAAGTCACCACGCCGAACAGCGCGCAGCAAGACTTCGTGTTGCTCCGCTCCGATGGCGTGCCGCTCTACAACTTTGGCGCTGTCGTGGACGACATCACGATGGAAATCTCGCTCGTCGCTCGCGGCCGCGATCACATGGTCAACACGCCGCCGCAGATCATGCTCTATGAGGCGTTCGGGGCGCCACCGCCCGACTTCGCGCACCTCCCGATGATGCTCGCTCCGAGCGGAGAGAAGCTCTCCAAGCGTCACGGCGCCGTCAGCGTCACCGAATACCGGGACCAAGGCTACCACCCCAACGCGGTGCTCAACTACCTGGTCCGCTTTGGCTGGTCCCACGGCGATCAGGAGGTCTTCAGCAAGGACGAGCTCATCGCCGCCTTCAATTGGGAAGCCTGCGGCCGTGGCGACGGCAAGTTCGATACGAAGAAGTTTCTGGCCATCGAACACGAGCACATCAAGGCGCCGCAGCTCTGCTCCGATGACGACTACGTGACGCGCCTCTTGCCGATGATGACGAAGCGGGGGCTCTCAGGCCTCGACCCGGTCGCCATCAAGCGCGCCCTGCCGGCGATCCGCGAACGCGCGACGACGTTCATCGAGGCCGCCCACGCGCTCGACTACTTCTTTCGTGCCGAGCCGGAGATGGATCCGAAGGCCGTCGACAAGTTCCTCACGGCGGCGGCGGCGCCCCAGCTGGAGGCCCTGGCAGCGCTGCTTCGCACCGTTGACGACTTCTCGGAAGCCGAACTCGAAGCGCGCGTGCACGCGTGGCTCGCGGACAAGGGCCTCGAGATCAAGGTCGTCGCGCAGCCGGCGCGCGTCGCGCTCTCGGGCCGCTCGGCCACCCCAGGGCTCTACCAGGTCATGCACTTGCTCGGCAAAGAGACGACGATTGCGCGGCTCGAGCAGGGTGCTCGACTCGCCTTACGCCCCCGCACCTGA
- a CDS encoding protein kinase: MAGPAPNVGDLIGGKYRIERRLGEGGMAIVYAATHLALGRQVALKFVRPWALGEREARERFKREAQAMFSLRSEYAVRMLDLGELPDGDLFLVMEMLEGKTLADLIAERGFVSEREAATYVGQACEALAEAHALGIVHRDLKPANLFLTTNAAGTPCVKVLDFGLAKLESSLGPGSMAPLTNVATTLGTPKYMAPEQWERAAKVDGRADIFSLGVILFQLLTGKVPHEDLHLDDRVRMILAGAVPSPKSLRPEVSDAMARTVMRCLRPLPDERFPSAQDLAGALSHVLQPVPSAAARAALNATGITAVVPDAVRQAVLRREADVKQGLASNAAVSVSPAQLAALQGVASSPPQTSPMPGAPMPPSGARDFAQTKTLVTGPDHRLTAPSPVVPFGSPTLRDDHPRFDEAAEAVRTEKMSQDAQRMAFSDLPRDPHAQTLLSGPPPELAALIAQTQRADAQAMQPTGHRSTPPAVAPMHSPSVHREPQPGSGMHARPTTSGAPPSGLHGGLPPYASAPPGPSFPVSGPASHVGRKPTNAGLLVGVVFVFLAGLGSVAAVAFIWLRPGASADTVAPAAAAASVDAATLAPAVESPSPSPSMATATVATGAAPPIVAARAAPKKKAPVAAAVPSTVVAAPAASPLQVALAPSVSAPKPLGGAPKPTPSAPKVELK; encoded by the coding sequence ATGGCCGGTCCCGCGCCGAACGTTGGCGACCTCATCGGCGGCAAGTACCGCATCGAACGCCGCCTCGGCGAAGGCGGGATGGCCATCGTCTACGCGGCCACGCACCTGGCGCTCGGTCGCCAGGTGGCGCTCAAGTTCGTGCGGCCCTGGGCGCTCGGCGAACGCGAAGCGCGAGAGCGCTTCAAGCGCGAAGCCCAGGCGATGTTTTCGCTCCGCAGCGAGTATGCCGTTCGCATGCTGGACTTGGGCGAGCTGCCCGACGGCGATCTCTTCCTGGTCATGGAGATGCTTGAGGGAAAGACCCTCGCGGATCTCATCGCGGAGCGCGGCTTCGTCTCCGAGCGCGAGGCCGCCACCTACGTGGGGCAAGCGTGCGAGGCCTTGGCGGAGGCTCACGCCCTTGGGATCGTGCATCGCGACCTCAAGCCCGCCAACCTCTTTCTCACGACCAACGCGGCGGGGACGCCATGCGTGAAGGTCCTCGATTTTGGTCTCGCGAAACTCGAGAGCTCGCTTGGGCCCGGGTCGATGGCGCCACTCACGAACGTGGCCACGACGCTCGGTACCCCCAAGTACATGGCGCCCGAGCAGTGGGAGCGCGCCGCGAAGGTCGACGGTCGCGCCGACATCTTCTCGCTCGGAGTTATCCTCTTCCAGTTGCTGACGGGCAAGGTGCCCCACGAGGATCTGCACCTCGACGATCGTGTTCGCATGATCCTCGCCGGCGCCGTGCCCTCGCCCAAGTCGCTCAGGCCGGAGGTGAGCGACGCGATGGCGCGCACCGTCATGCGCTGCCTGAGACCCCTGCCGGACGAGCGCTTTCCTTCCGCTCAAGATTTGGCCGGCGCGCTTTCGCACGTGCTCCAGCCGGTGCCATCGGCTGCGGCCCGCGCGGCTCTCAACGCCACGGGCATCACGGCCGTCGTGCCCGACGCGGTCCGGCAGGCGGTCTTGCGCCGCGAAGCCGACGTGAAGCAGGGCCTTGCCTCCAACGCGGCCGTGAGCGTTTCGCCGGCGCAGCTCGCTGCCTTGCAAGGCGTCGCGTCGTCACCGCCGCAGACCTCGCCGATGCCTGGCGCTCCGATGCCGCCGTCGGGGGCGAGGGACTTCGCCCAAACGAAGACGCTGGTGACAGGCCCCGATCACCGCCTGACCGCCCCGTCGCCCGTTGTGCCCTTTGGCTCGCCGACGTTGCGTGACGATCACCCGAGGTTCGACGAAGCCGCGGAAGCCGTGCGGACCGAGAAGATGAGCCAGGATGCGCAGCGGATGGCCTTCTCCGACCTTCCGCGCGATCCGCACGCCCAGACGCTCCTTTCGGGGCCGCCACCCGAGCTCGCGGCGTTGATTGCGCAGACCCAACGCGCCGACGCCCAAGCGATGCAGCCCACGGGCCACCGGAGCACGCCGCCTGCCGTCGCGCCGATGCACTCCCCCAGCGTGCATCGCGAGCCGCAGCCCGGGTCCGGCATGCATGCGCGCCCTACGACGAGCGGTGCGCCCCCGAGCGGGTTGCACGGAGGGCTCCCCCCATACGCGTCCGCCCCGCCAGGTCCGTCGTTTCCCGTCTCAGGTCCCGCGTCTCACGTCGGCCGTAAGCCGACCAACGCGGGCCTCCTCGTCGGCGTCGTTTTCGTGTTCTTGGCGGGCCTCGGCAGCGTCGCGGCGGTCGCGTTCATTTGGCTCCGACCCGGCGCTTCCGCCGACACCGTGGCGCCGGCCGCGGCCGCGGCCTCCGTGGACGCGGCAACGCTCGCGCCCGCCGTCGAATCGCCATCGCCGTCGCCATCGATGGCAACCGCTACCGTCGCTACCGGCGCCGCTCCGCCGATCGTTGCCGCGCGGGCCGCGCCCAAGAAGAAGGCCCCGGTCGCCGCGGCGGTGCCGTCTACCGTGGTGGCCGCGCCCGCGGCCTCCCCTCTGCAGGTAGCGCTGGCGCCATCGGTCAGCGCGCCGAAGCCGTTGGGCGGCGCGCCGAAGCCAACGCCCAGCGCGCCGAAGGTGGAGCTGAAGTAG
- a CDS encoding arginine decarboxylase, pyruvoyl-dependent, which yields MFVPKAIFFTSGVGVHKDRLSSFELALRDADVEIANLVTVSSIFPPHCKEISRKEGVRLIKPGQIVHCVMARQDTNEPNRLIAASIGLARPADASKYGYLSEHHSYGETAKKAGEYAEDLAATMLATTLGIEFDPDKAWNDREQVFKMEKTFLKTRNVVQSAEGDPRGIWSTVVAMGVFIF from the coding sequence TTGTTCGTGCCGAAGGCCATCTTCTTTACGAGCGGCGTCGGCGTGCACAAAGACCGGCTGTCGTCGTTCGAGCTCGCGCTCCGCGACGCCGACGTGGAAATCGCCAACCTCGTCACCGTCAGCTCGATCTTTCCGCCTCACTGCAAGGAGATCAGCCGCAAGGAGGGCGTGCGCCTCATCAAGCCGGGGCAGATCGTCCACTGCGTGATGGCACGGCAAGACACGAACGAGCCGAACCGCCTCATCGCGGCCTCGATCGGTTTGGCGCGCCCCGCCGACGCCTCGAAGTACGGATACCTGTCGGAGCACCACAGCTATGGAGAGACGGCGAAGAAGGCCGGCGAATACGCCGAAGACCTCGCCGCAACGATGCTCGCCACGACGCTCGGCATTGAGTTCGATCCGGACAAGGCGTGGAACGACCGCGAACAGGTCTTCAAGATGGAGAAGACCTTCCTGAAGACCCGCAACGTGGTGCAAAGCGCCGAAGGCGATCCCCGCGGCATTTGGTCCACGGTTGTGGCCATGGGCGTCTTCATCTTCTGA
- a CDS encoding DUF2505 family protein, protein MQIDPPLVGLPGPVAKLVGDKFSYVEEGRFDRKTNRYTFSVKPSTAADKAKTVGELWTEKLGDKRCARSAKVEVDVKIFMVGGLLEEKILSDLRKSYDETAKFIGKYLKDKGLA, encoded by the coding sequence GTGCAGATCGACCCGCCGCTCGTGGGTCTGCCGGGCCCGGTGGCCAAACTGGTGGGCGACAAGTTCAGCTACGTCGAGGAGGGCCGCTTTGACCGCAAGACCAACCGCTACACCTTTTCGGTGAAGCCGAGCACGGCGGCCGACAAAGCGAAGACCGTCGGCGAGCTGTGGACCGAGAAGCTCGGCGACAAGCGATGCGCGCGCTCCGCGAAGGTCGAGGTCGACGTGAAGATCTTCATGGTCGGCGGTCTCCTCGAGGAGAAGATCCTCTCAGACCTTCGCAAGTCCTACGACGAGACCGCCAAGTTCATTGGCAAGTACCTCAAGGACAAAGGTCTCGCCTGA
- a CDS encoding GNAT family N-acetyltransferase — protein sequence MTNSIRKLVRADRSHLAEILAATAEFTPDEAEVALELIDSALEGGSDYEVLVAETAAVPTGYICFGHTAMTQGTYDLYWVCVRPSDKGKGIGRALVAAMEAELTKRGALLVRVETEGSDAYDATRAFYDSIGYERAAVFADFYRPGVDLVTYRKVVAKAAR from the coding sequence GTGACGAACAGCATTCGCAAGCTGGTGCGCGCGGATCGATCGCACCTCGCTGAGATCCTCGCCGCAACGGCGGAGTTCACCCCCGATGAAGCGGAGGTGGCGCTCGAGCTCATCGACAGCGCGCTCGAAGGCGGCAGCGACTACGAGGTGCTCGTGGCGGAGACGGCGGCAGTGCCGACCGGCTACATCTGCTTCGGTCACACGGCGATGACGCAGGGGACCTACGACTTGTATTGGGTCTGCGTAAGGCCCTCCGACAAGGGCAAGGGCATCGGCCGCGCGCTCGTGGCAGCCATGGAAGCGGAGTTGACCAAGCGCGGAGCGCTGCTCGTGCGCGTCGAGACGGAGGGAAGCGACGCGTACGACGCGACGCGCGCCTTCTACGACTCCATCGGCTATGAGCGCGCCGCGGTCTTCGCGGACTTTTACCGGCCCGGGGTCGACCTCGTGACGTACCGCAAGGTCGTCGCGAAGGCTGCGCGCTAG
- a CDS encoding ATP-grasp domain-containing protein: protein MTQQMPRSPLPRGRRKRLKIAILYNVDFADSSPEGDPGWAARADVEAVARSVSDALSAGPADVELIPIDGDLTSLRDRLVRFQPDSVFNLCESICGDARLESALPLIVELLGFPITGSPAEVLSLSLHKDRVKAVLVEAGVPTPESCVMTHADAPCSLPFPVIVKPVREDGSVGIQSRSVVHDEASLRSVVADVVREYRQPCIVERFIDGRELNVALLGFPSARVLPLSEIDFALLPAGVPKIVSYDAKWTADSPEYKGTQPVLHPELPASVAARVRRVALEAFRAVGLRDYGRVDIRLSPDGVPYVVDVNPNCDLSPTAGMARAAGAVGIDYEALVRLVGRYSLRRRMKEERDEQHSQAGARGSIAPR, encoded by the coding sequence ATGACGCAACAAATGCCAAGGTCGCCGCTCCCTCGAGGGCGTCGCAAACGACTGAAGATCGCCATTCTCTACAACGTCGACTTCGCGGACTCGTCTCCCGAAGGCGATCCCGGCTGGGCGGCGCGTGCCGACGTCGAAGCGGTCGCGAGGTCCGTGTCCGATGCGCTCTCGGCCGGCCCCGCCGACGTGGAGTTGATCCCCATCGATGGCGACCTCACGTCGCTTCGCGATCGTCTCGTGCGGTTTCAACCCGACAGCGTGTTCAACCTCTGCGAGTCGATCTGCGGCGACGCCCGCCTCGAGAGCGCGCTGCCGCTCATCGTCGAGCTGCTCGGCTTCCCCATCACTGGGAGCCCCGCCGAGGTCTTGAGCCTCTCGCTCCACAAGGATCGCGTCAAAGCGGTGCTCGTGGAAGCCGGCGTACCGACGCCCGAGTCATGCGTGATGACGCACGCCGACGCGCCGTGTTCGCTCCCGTTTCCCGTCATCGTCAAGCCGGTCCGCGAAGACGGCTCCGTCGGCATCCAGTCGCGGAGCGTCGTCCACGACGAGGCGTCGCTCCGCAGCGTCGTCGCCGATGTGGTCCGCGAATATCGTCAACCGTGCATCGTCGAGCGCTTCATCGACGGTCGCGAGCTGAACGTCGCGCTACTTGGCTTCCCGTCCGCGCGCGTGTTGCCGCTCTCGGAGATCGATTTCGCGCTCCTCCCCGCGGGTGTCCCCAAGATCGTGTCCTACGACGCCAAGTGGACTGCCGACTCGCCGGAGTACAAGGGCACGCAACCGGTGCTGCATCCCGAGCTCCCGGCAAGCGTCGCGGCCCGCGTTCGGCGCGTGGCGCTCGAGGCCTTTCGTGCCGTCGGTCTCCGCGATTACGGTCGCGTCGACATCCGTCTTTCGCCCGACGGCGTCCCTTACGTGGTCGACGTGAACCCGAATTGCGATCTCTCGCCCACTGCCGGCATGGCTCGCGCCGCGGGCGCTGTGGGCATCGACTACGAGGCGCTGGTGCGGCTCGTGGGGCGGTATTCGTTGCGCCGACGGATGAAGGAGGAGCGTGACGAACAGCATTCGCAAGCTGGTGCGCGCGGATCGATCGCACCTCGCTGA
- a CDS encoding heme exporter protein CcmB yields MTKPPAHRHRRTLLGQAWLVVRKDLLIELRTKEIVTTAGFFAALIAIITSVAFSTGAETTKRIAPGAMWVSIAFASVMALGRSWGREREDGALLGLLASPLSRGALFLGKALGVLVFVFAVECIVVPLVALVFHIDLPLVVGPLLVFLLLGTLGVALTGTLFGAMTARTRARDLLLAAVLFPLITPALLSGVAATRELLSGAVLSELTDYVLLLGAFDAIGLALGVTMFGMLVDD; encoded by the coding sequence ATGACGAAACCGCCCGCGCACCGACACCGGCGTACCCTGCTCGGGCAAGCGTGGCTCGTGGTGAGAAAGGATCTCCTCATCGAGCTACGCACCAAGGAGATCGTCACGACGGCGGGTTTTTTCGCGGCGCTCATCGCGATCATCACGAGCGTGGCGTTCTCCACCGGGGCCGAGACCACCAAGCGCATCGCGCCCGGCGCCATGTGGGTCAGCATCGCGTTCGCCTCCGTGATGGCCCTTGGCCGAAGCTGGGGCCGGGAGCGAGAGGACGGCGCGCTGCTGGGCCTGCTCGCGTCTCCCCTCTCGCGCGGCGCCTTATTCCTCGGCAAGGCCCTCGGCGTGCTCGTCTTCGTTTTCGCGGTGGAGTGCATCGTAGTCCCGCTCGTGGCGCTGGTGTTCCACATCGATCTACCGCTGGTGGTGGGCCCGCTCCTGGTCTTCCTCTTGCTCGGCACGCTCGGCGTGGCCCTGACCGGCACGCTCTTCGGCGCCATGACCGCGCGAACCCGGGCGCGCGACCTCTTGCTCGCCGCGGTCCTCTTTCCCCTCATCACGCCGGCACTGCTCTCCGGTGTGGCGGCGACGCGGGAGCTGCTCTCCGGTGCCGTCCTCTCCGAGCTCACGGACTACGTCCTCCTGCTTGGCGCGTTCGACGCCATCGGGCTCGCGCTCGGCGTGACGATGTTCGGCATGCTCGTCGACGATTGA
- a CDS encoding (2Fe-2S)-binding protein, with product MASRPPFRASVPKNPVEITLDGKVLVAEEGEPVAAALVAAGAIGLARSPKFHRPRGPACMRGACDGCLMRVDGAPNVMTCLAPARAGTVVASQNTLGSRKLDLLRMTDWFFPDGMNHHELFAGVPGVQNVMQAFARRVAGLGRVPEAVRAPRTAVRRSLDVLIVGGGPAGLAAATAFHKKGRRVEVVDDGLVAGGSLRGLSDVAAVKELWALIAPALTGDVTVRTSTVAAAVYGDGVLVVGPAVTELLEARTLVLAPGAHDGVIPFDGNDLPGIYSARAALQLLGQGVAVGGRVTVAIAPGGGPFGEIFADEVRRRELPMEVELVRGLPRSAAGSSRAKEVSFEGAPKPHKVDALLVDAVRAPAYELCAQAGALLEHAPSGFVVRTNAGGRIAEGVWALGEVTGAPLDAERIRCDVAALVETA from the coding sequence ATGGCGTCTCGTCCCCCGTTTCGTGCCTCAGTTCCCAAGAACCCCGTCGAGATCACGCTCGACGGCAAGGTCCTCGTGGCCGAGGAAGGCGAGCCCGTCGCGGCCGCGCTCGTCGCGGCCGGCGCCATCGGCCTCGCGCGGAGTCCCAAGTTTCACCGACCGCGCGGTCCGGCGTGCATGCGCGGGGCTTGCGACGGCTGCTTGATGCGCGTCGACGGCGCCCCCAACGTGATGACATGCCTCGCGCCCGCGCGGGCCGGAACGGTGGTCGCGTCCCAAAACACGTTGGGCTCAAGAAAGCTCGACCTCCTGCGGATGACCGACTGGTTCTTTCCCGATGGCATGAACCACCACGAGCTCTTCGCCGGCGTTCCTGGCGTTCAAAACGTCATGCAAGCGTTTGCTCGCCGCGTCGCGGGGCTGGGGCGGGTCCCGGAGGCCGTGCGGGCTCCGAGGACGGCGGTTCGTCGCTCGCTCGACGTTCTCATCGTCGGTGGTGGCCCCGCTGGGCTCGCCGCCGCGACGGCGTTCCACAAGAAGGGCAGGCGCGTCGAGGTCGTCGACGACGGTCTCGTCGCGGGAGGCTCGCTCCGCGGGCTCTCGGACGTGGCCGCCGTCAAGGAGCTTTGGGCGCTCATCGCGCCGGCTCTCACCGGCGACGTCACCGTTCGCACCAGCACGGTGGCAGCGGCCGTCTACGGCGACGGCGTCCTTGTCGTTGGACCCGCCGTGACGGAGTTGCTCGAGGCGAGGACGTTGGTCCTTGCGCCCGGCGCTCACGACGGCGTCATCCCATTCGACGGAAACGACCTTCCTGGCATCTACAGCGCCCGCGCGGCGTTGCAGCTCCTCGGTCAAGGTGTCGCTGTGGGCGGTCGCGTGACGGTGGCGATAGCGCCGGGCGGCGGTCCCTTCGGAGAGATCTTCGCCGACGAGGTTCGTCGGCGTGAGCTTCCGATGGAGGTAGAGCTCGTTCGCGGCTTGCCCCGTTCCGCGGCCGGTTCGTCGCGAGCCAAGGAGGTGTCCTTCGAGGGAGCCCCGAAGCCTCACAAGGTGGATGCGCTGCTCGTCGACGCGGTGCGTGCGCCGGCCTACGAACTCTGCGCCCAGGCTGGTGCGCTCCTGGAGCACGCACCGAGCGGCTTCGTCGTCCGAACCAACGCGGGGGGCCGCATCGCGGAGGGCGTTTGGGCTTTGGGCGAGGTCACCGGCGCCCCGCTCGACGCCGAGCGCATCAGGTGCGACGTCGCGGCCCTCGTGGAAACGGCCTAG
- the nadD gene encoding nicotinate (nicotinamide) nucleotide adenylyltransferase: MKVAVFGGSFNPPHLSHVLAATAVLSTEDVETFLVVPTFRHPFGKPLAPFEDRVRMCELAMGWLPGVIISRVEEELGGESRTLRTLEHLAQQHPAWSLRFVMGADILLEAHKWHGFDRIAELAPPIVLGRVGVDRADAPKAVLPNISSTNVRASLAAGHYDDVRAVVPRAVLEHVERRGLYR; encoded by the coding sequence GTGAAGGTCGCTGTCTTCGGTGGGAGCTTCAACCCGCCGCACCTCTCGCACGTCCTCGCCGCCACGGCCGTGTTGTCCACGGAAGACGTGGAAACCTTCTTGGTCGTCCCGACCTTCCGCCACCCCTTCGGGAAGCCGCTCGCGCCCTTCGAAGACCGCGTGCGCATGTGCGAGCTGGCCATGGGTTGGCTACCGGGCGTCATCATCTCGCGCGTCGAAGAAGAGCTCGGCGGCGAGAGCCGCACGCTTCGTACGCTGGAGCATCTGGCGCAGCAGCATCCCGCGTGGTCGCTTCGCTTCGTCATGGGCGCTGACATCCTGCTCGAGGCGCACAAGTGGCACGGGTTTGATCGCATCGCGGAGCTGGCTCCCCCGATCGTCTTGGGCCGCGTCGGCGTCGACAGGGCCGACGCGCCGAAGGCGGTCCTGCCAAACATCTCGAGCACCAACGTGCGCGCGAGCTTGGCCGCCGGCCACTACGACGACGTACGCGCCGTTGTGCCGCGAGCCGTTCTTGAGCACGTCGAGAGGCGTGGGCTCTACCGATGA